The Persephonella sp. KM09-Lau-8 nucleotide sequence ATACAAATACGAAAGGGAAAAAATATTATCTTTTGTTGATGAGCAGCAGGCTATAGATTTCTGTGCAGAATTTGCCAAAGAAATGCTTTTAGAGAGAATAAAAAATGACCTGAAAGAGTTCGGAGTTGAGTTTGATATATGGTTCAGTGAGAAAAAACTCTACACCTCCGGTAAAGTTGATGAGGCTATTAACTTTCTGAAAGAAAAAGGCCTTATTTATGAAAAAGAAGGGGCTGTATGGGTAAAAACCTCCCTTTATGGAGATGATAAAGACAGAGTAATTATAAAATCAGACGGCTCATATACATACTTCGCAGCAGATATTGCCTATCATTATGACAAATTCCAGAGGGGATATGATTTTGCCCTGAATGTTTGGGGTGCAGACCATCATGGATACTTCCCAAGACTGAAAGCAGCAGTAAAAGCCTTTGGCGTGCCGGATGACTGGTTAAGGGTAATATTTATCCAGCTTGTTAAATTGTTCAAAGAAGGTAAAGAAGTAAAGATGTCCAAAAGGGCTGGTGAGTTTGTAACTCTAAAAGACCTGATAAATGAAGTAGGTAAAGATGCTGTTATATATTTCTTCCTGACAAAAGACAGTAATACACATCTGAATTTTGATATAGACCTTGCTCTGAAAAAGTCATCAGAAAACCCTGTCTATTATGTCCAGTATGCCCATGCAAGAATATGTAGCGTTTTCAGGGAAGCAAAAGAAAGATTTGGATTTGACCCTGAAACAGATTTTGAAGCAGATATATCCCTTTTAAAGGAAGAAACAGAAAGGGCTTTAATAAAAGACCTTGCATTTATACCGGATTTAATCAGAGAAGCTGCTGTTAAACAGCAACCCCATAAGCTAACACAGATAACTTATGAGCTTGCATCCCAGTTCCATTATTATTACAACAATTTTAAGTTTTTAATCGATGATGACGAAAATTTAATGAGGGCAAGACTGTATCTTTTAAAGGCTGTCAGAGAAGCCCTCAGAACACTTTTCAAGCTTATGGGAATAACACCTGTAGAGAGGATGTAAGATGGATCAGGATTTGAAGGATGCAATAAAAAGGATTGAAGAAGTTAGAAACAGACAGGAAAAAATAGAAAGAATAATAATATTTCTGTCAGGGATTTTTATTGTTATTGTGTTTGCAATCATAGGGATTTATCTATACTCAGGAAAAGATAAAACTGTATCTGAACCAGAAGTAAATATTGTTGCTGAAAGTGTTCCTCAATCTGCAACTCCAGTTTCCAATGAGCAAAAAGTTCAGGAACAGGAAGTTTCTAAAAATCAGACTGCCACACCCCAGATAAAATCTGAATCGGAAGTAAAAAAAGAGGACAAACTAAAGGTTAACGATCAGGATGTAATTAAAAAGTTAGAAGAAAAAACAGCAAGTCAGATAACAGCTGTCAAACCACAACCTAAAACTGAGAAAAAAGCACAGCAAGAAAAACAAACAAAGATAGCCCAATCTAAGCCTGCAAAAAAAGAAAATACAAAACAAAAAGAAAGCAAAGAAAACCAGAAATCTATAACAAAAGTTGAAAATAAAAAAGTTGCTAAAAAAACTGAGCAAGTAAATAAAAAATCGTCTACTAAACCACAAGTAAGCAAAAAATCTGTGGTTGCTTCTTCCCTGCCTTCAGGTTATTACATACAGATAGGAGCATTAAGTTCTTTATCAAATGCAAAGAAATTAAAGAAAAAGCTTAATCTTCCAAATGTGTATATCCATAAAGAAGGAAAACTATACAAAGTTTTAATTGGAAGCTTCAAGAATAGAAAAGAAGCTTATGAATTTAAGAAAAAACACAATCTTTCAAAGGGATTCGTCCGTAAGCTGTAAATATGCTAAAATCTTATAGATGAAAATACTATATCGTTATATCAGCTGGAACCTTATAAAAAACTTTTTACTGCTTATCGGTTTTTTTTCTATTGTAATTGTATCTTCTCAGCTGCTTCATTTACCTTCGGTTCTCTACCATATTGGATTATTTAAATTTTTACAGGTTTTATTCTTTGTAAATCTTTCATTTTTGAAATATCAGGTATTTTTTGGATTTTTTATTGCATCCCTTATAGTTGGTTATTCTTTGCGGGAAAACAGAGAAATATATGCAATTTATTCTTCGGGAGTTTCCCGTGGACAACTGATTTCTCCTGTTATATGGATGTCTATTATTTTTGTAATACTTGCAGGTATTATAAGTCTTTTTCTTGTGCCGTATGCAAACAGGGAAAGGGCCCAGTTTATAACCATCAATGTCAAGCAGCATATACTTGATTCTGTTTCAGAAAAAAACTTTATGAAGCTTTCAGAAAGATTGACCATTTATGTTGATAGAAAAAATGAAAACTCTATGGATAACATTTTTATATATAACGGAAATGGAGATCTCAGTATCTCTGCAAAAAAAGCAACATTTAGAGGGAATCATATAATACTGAAAAATGGTTATATTCAAATTCCATCACAGGAAGGATTTAATCTGCTCAAATTTGAAAAATATGATTTTGATTTATCTGTGGACTATATGAAGAGATATGAGTTTGAGGATATGGAAAATGAGAAACTGATAGAGATTATAAGAGGAAAAGATAATAAACAAAAAAATAGAGCCATCGCAGTTTTAATAGATAGGGTTTTGTTTACTGTTCCATTCCTGTTTATTGGTGTTATAGGATTTTTAATGGGTGTTCAGATTGAAAAAAGTAGGGATACCTTAATTGGAATTGCTGTCATTATTTCAATAATTTATATGGCATTTAACACTTATTTTATAAAGCTAATTCAGAAAGGGAGTATAAATCCTGCTATATATCCTGTGATTGTTATAGCTTATTTTGGGGCTATACTTTTCTGGTTATATAGGAAAAAATAATCACTTCTGTATTACAGACTGTAGGTCTTCATAAAATGTAGGATAGGATATATACGCACAATCGGCATCTTTTATCTTGATTCCCTCTTCAGAAATTAGTCCTAAGATGCTAAAAGCCATGGCAATCCTGTGATCTTTATAGCTGTCTACAATGCCGCCTTTTATCTTTTGTTTGCCGTGTATAATCATTCCATCTGGAAGTTCTTCTATCTGTAATCCAAGTCTTTTGAAATTCTCAACTACAGCTTTTATTCTGTCACTTTCTTTTACCCTTAATTCCTCAGCCCCTGTTATAACTGTTTCTCCTTCAGCCTGTGTTGCTACTATTGCAAGGACAGGAATCTCATCAACCATTGAGGCTATATCTTCTTTTTTAATCTCTATTCCTTTCAGGTCAGGTGAGTATCTAACTATTATATCTGCAACCTGCTCTCCTGCCTTTTCCCTTATATTAGTGTATTCAATATCGGCTCCCATTTCTTTTAGTTTTCTGAAAAATCCGTCTCTTGTTGGATTAATTAAAACATCTTTAAGAGTAAGTTCAGAACCAGGAACAATTACAGCTGCAGCTGCAAAAAATGCTGCTGAAGAGGGGTCTGCCGGAACATCTATTTCTATTGGGGATAAAGATTTTCCAGATTTTATGCTGACTTTGTAAATATTGTTTTCCTCTATTTTTATATCTGCTCCCATAGATAGAAGCATTTTTTCAGTATGGTCTCTTGATTTTACAGGTTCTTCAACGATAGTTTCTCCCTCAGCATTAAGCCCTGCCAGTAAAAGAGCCGACTTAACCTGTGCACTTGCTTTTTCATTAAAGAATTTTATTCCTTTAAGTCTATTTCCTTTTATTGCAACAGGAAGGAGGCTATTATTATTTCTTCCGTATAAAATTGCATTCATCTGTGATAAAGGTTTTATTACCCTTCCCATAGGTCTTTTTCTTAGGCTGTCGTCTCCTGTCATTACAGCAAATAAATCTTGTCCTGCAAGAACACCCATAGTCAGCCTTGTTGTTGTTCCTGAATTACCCATGTCAAGAATATCATCAGGTTCGGTAAGCCCTTTTAAACCTTTTCCATGAACTCTCAAAATCTGGTTTTCATCTTCTATTTTTATACCTAATTTCCTATATACATTAAGGGTGGTTAATGTATCTCCTGCTCTGAGAAAATTTTTTACAGTGCTTATACCATCTGCAAGGGAAGGTATTATTATTGCTCTATGGGAAATGGATTTGTCAGAAGGAACTCTTAAGGTTCCTTTTATCGATTTTACCTTTTTGATTTCTTTTTCCATCTATCCCTCAAGAAAGAGTTTGTAAACTAAATACATAATACCTACAACGTTAGCAATTATCAATGAGTATATGATTATTTTGTTCCTTGTAAATAGATCTATGGAATCTCCTCCAACCATATCAGGAT carries:
- the argS gene encoding arginine--tRNA ligase gives rise to the protein MKQELKEKILTTLEKEIPQVKEIADKIKIDIPKEDKFGDLSINVAFLLTKTLKKKPLDIANQIKEILEKLPEFSKVEVAGAGFINLFLSQEYYKKVLQTILKEKDRYGAVREKNLGRVNVEFVSANPTGPLHLGHGRGAVVGNVQSNLFEYIGYAVDREFYINDAGNQIKKLGESVYARFRQIEEPDYPFPEDGYHGEYIKEIAQHLYKYEREKILSFVDEQQAIDFCAEFAKEMLLERIKNDLKEFGVEFDIWFSEKKLYTSGKVDEAINFLKEKGLIYEKEGAVWVKTSLYGDDKDRVIIKSDGSYTYFAADIAYHYDKFQRGYDFALNVWGADHHGYFPRLKAAVKAFGVPDDWLRVIFIQLVKLFKEGKEVKMSKRAGEFVTLKDLINEVGKDAVIYFFLTKDSNTHLNFDIDLALKKSSENPVYYVQYAHARICSVFREAKERFGFDPETDFEADISLLKEETERALIKDLAFIPDLIREAAVKQQPHKLTQITYELASQFHYYYNNFKFLIDDDENLMRARLYLLKAVREALRTLFKLMGITPVERM
- a CDS encoding LptF/LptG family permease; its protein translation is MKILYRYISWNLIKNFLLLIGFFSIVIVSSQLLHLPSVLYHIGLFKFLQVLFFVNLSFLKYQVFFGFFIASLIVGYSLRENREIYAIYSSGVSRGQLISPVIWMSIIFVILAGIISLFLVPYANRERAQFITINVKQHILDSVSEKNFMKLSERLTIYVDRKNENSMDNIFIYNGNGDLSISAKKATFRGNHIILKNGYIQIPSQEGFNLLKFEKYDFDLSVDYMKRYEFEDMENEKLIEIIRGKDNKQKNRAIAVLIDRVLFTVPFLFIGVIGFLMGVQIEKSRDTLIGIAVIISIIYMAFNTYFIKLIQKGSINPAIYPVIVIAYFGAILFWLYRKK
- a CDS encoding SPOR domain-containing protein; translation: MDQDLKDAIKRIEEVRNRQEKIERIIIFLSGIFIVIVFAIIGIYLYSGKDKTVSEPEVNIVAESVPQSATPVSNEQKVQEQEVSKNQTATPQIKSESEVKKEDKLKVNDQDVIKKLEEKTASQITAVKPQPKTEKKAQQEKQTKIAQSKPAKKENTKQKESKENQKSITKVENKKVAKKTEQVNKKSSTKPQVSKKSVVASSLPSGYYIQIGALSSLSNAKKLKKKLNLPNVYIHKEGKLYKVLIGSFKNRKEAYEFKKKHNLSKGFVRKL
- the aroA gene encoding 3-phosphoshikimate 1-carboxyvinyltransferase, coding for MEKEIKKVKSIKGTLRVPSDKSISHRAIIIPSLADGISTVKNFLRAGDTLTTLNVYRKLGIKIEDENQILRVHGKGLKGLTEPDDILDMGNSGTTTRLTMGVLAGQDLFAVMTGDDSLRKRPMGRVIKPLSQMNAILYGRNNNSLLPVAIKGNRLKGIKFFNEKASAQVKSALLLAGLNAEGETIVEEPVKSRDHTEKMLLSMGADIKIEENNIYKVSIKSGKSLSPIEIDVPADPSSAAFFAAAAVIVPGSELTLKDVLINPTRDGFFRKLKEMGADIEYTNIREKAGEQVADIIVRYSPDLKGIEIKKEDIASMVDEIPVLAIVATQAEGETVITGAEELRVKESDRIKAVVENFKRLGLQIEELPDGMIIHGKQKIKGGIVDSYKDHRIAMAFSILGLISEEGIKIKDADCAYISYPTFYEDLQSVIQK